From the genome of Alosa sapidissima isolate fAloSap1 chromosome 14, fAloSap1.pri, whole genome shotgun sequence, one region includes:
- the gria2b gene encoding glutamate receptor 2b isoform X7, with translation MHTIMSFRSLFLPLFWGLTAGGSQSVQIGGLFPRGADQEYSAFRIGMVQYVTPEFRLTPHIDNLEVANSFAVTNCFCSQFSRGVYAIFGFYDKKSVNTITSFCGTLHVSFITPSFPLDGTQQFIIQMRPDIKGPLLSLIEYYKWEKFAYLYDSDRGLTTLQVVLDTAAERKWHVTAINVGNMKDERKDEAYRSLFQDLETKQEKRVILDCEQDKVKDIMEQVITIGRHVKGYHYIIANLGFMDGDLSKIQYGGANVSGFQIVDFDDPMVSKFDQMWDTLEEKEYPGADSKIRYTSALTYDAVHVMTEAFRYLQKQRIDISRRANTGDCLANPAVPWQQGVEIERALKQVKVEGLTGNIQFDQHGKRVNYSVNIMELKNNGPVKIGYWNEVDKMAVTKSDLFPNDTMGLENKTVIVTTILEAPYVMLKKNADMFVDNERYEGYCVDLAAEIAKHCGFKYQLKIVGDGKYGARDAETKIWNGMVGELVYGKADVAIAPLTITLVREEVIDFSKPFMSLGISIMIKKPQKSKPGVFSFLDPLAYEIWMCIVFAYIGVSVVLFLVSRFSPYEWHTEEYEDGQIQTSESTNEFGIFNSLWFSLGAFMRQGCDISPRSLSGRIVGGVWWFFTLIIISSYTANLAAFLTVERMVSPIESAEDLAKQTEIAYGTLDSGSTKEFFRRSKIALFDKMWTYMRGAEPSVFVKTTAEGVMRVRKSKGKYAYLLESTMNEYIEQRKPCDTMKVGGNLDSKGYGIATPKGSSLRNAVNLAVLKLNEQGLLDKLKNKWWYDKGECGSGGGDSKEKTSALSLSNVAGVFYILVGGLGLAMLVALIEFCYKSRAEAKRMKVAKNTQNINPSSSQNSQNFATYKEGYNMTFTDAMRSKARLSITGSTGENGRVMTPEFPKAVHAVSYGGPGGMAMNVSLTDLS, from the exons TCTGTTCCCAGTTCTCCAGAGGGGTCTACGCCATATTTGGTTTCTACGACAAGAAGTCTGTCAACACGATAACGTCGTTCTGTGGCACCCTCCATGTGTCCTTCATCACGCCCAGCTTCCCGCTGGACGGAACCCAACAGTTCATCATCCAGATGCGTCCAGACATCAAGGGGCCCCTTCTCAGCCTCATCGAGTACTACAAGTGGGAGAAGTTCGCCTACCTGTACGACAGTGACCGAG GTCTGACCACACTCCAGGTGGTGCTGGACACAGCGGCGGAGCGGAAGTGGCACGTGACGGCCATCAATGTGGGAAACATGAAGGACGAGCGCAAAGATGAGGCCTACCGCTCACTCTTCCAGGACCTGGAGACCAAGCAGGAGAAGAGGGTCATCTTGGACTGTGAGCAGGACAAGGTCAAGGACATCATGGAACAG GTCATCACCATCGGTCGACATGTGAAGGGATATCATTACATCATTGCAAACTTG GGCTTCATGGATGGAGACTTATCAAAGATCCAGTATGGAGGAGCGAATGTCTCTGGGTTCCAGATTGTTGACTTTGATGACCCCATGGTATCCAAGTTTGATCAGATGTGGGACACACTGGAGGAGAAAGAGTATCCAGGAGCAGACAGTAAAATCCGG TACACCTCTGCGCTGACATATGATGCGGTGCACGTGATGACGGAGGCCTTCCGCTACCTGCAAAAACAGCGCATTGACATCTCCCGCCGCGCCAACACTGGAGACTGCCTGGCCAACCCAGCTGTGCCCTGGCAACAGGGCGTGGAGATTGAGCGCGCTCTTAAACAG GTGAAAGTTGAGGGACTCACAGGAAATATCCAGTTTGACCAACACGGGAAGAGAGTGAACTACTCAGTCAATATCATGGAGCTGAAGAATAATGGACCAGTCAAG ATTGGATACTGGAATGAGGTTGACAAAATGGCGGTCACAAAATCAGATCTGTTTCCCAATGACACCATGGGTTTGGAAAACAAGACTGTGATAGTAACAACAATTCTT gAAGCTCCATATGTGATGCTAAAGAAGAACGCAGACATGTTTGTGGACAATGAGCGGTACGAGGGCTACTGTGTAGACCTGGCTGCTGAGATCGCCAAGCACTGTGGCTTCAAGTACCAGCTCAAAATTGTGGGAGATGGGAAGTATGGTGCTCGTGACGCTGAGACAAAGATCTGGAATGGAATGGTTGGAGAGCTAGTTTATGGG AAAGCTGATGTGGCGATAGCACCTCTCACTATTACCCTGGTCCGAGAAGAGGTTATTGACTTCTCCAAGCCTTTCATGAGCCTGGGCATCTCCATTATGATCAAGAAGCCCCAGAAGTCCAAGCCGGGGGTCTTCTCCTTCCTGGACCCGCTGGCTTACGAGATCTGGATGTGCATTGTGTTTGCCTACATTGGCGTGAGCGTGGTGCTCTTCCTGGTCAGCCGATTCAGCCCCTACGAGTGGCACACAGAAGAGTACGAGGACGGACAGATCCAGACCAGCGAGTCGACCAACGAGTTTGGGATATTCAACAGCCTCTGGTTCTCCCTGGGGGCCTTCATGAGACAGGGCTGTGACATCTCACCCAG GTCTCTGTCTGGACGTATTGTCGGAGGTGTGTGGTGGTTCTTCACCTTAATCATAATCTCGTCCTACACGGCTAACCTGGCTGCCTTCCTGACTGTGGAGAGAATGGTGTCTCCCATCGAGAGCGCCGAGGACCTGGCTAAACAGACTGAGATCGCTTATGGCACGCTAGACTCCGGATCAACCAAAGAGTTCTTCAGG CGTTCTAAAATTGCCCTTTTTGATAAAATGTGGACATACATGCGCGGCGCAGAGCCCTCTGTGTTTGTCAAAACGACGGCCGAGGGGGTGATGCGGGTGCGCAAGTCCAAGGGCAAGTACGCCTACCTGCTGGAGTCCACCATGAACGAGTACATCGAGCAGCGCAAGCCCTGCGACACCATGAAGGTCGGGGGCAACCTGGACTCCAAGGGATACGGCATCGCCACGCCAAAAGGATCTTCATTAAG AAATGCGGTTAACCTCGCAGTTCTAAAACTGAATGAACAAGGCCTCTTGGACAAATTGAAAAACAAATGGTGGTACGACAAAGGAGAGTGCGGCAGCGGGGGAGGTGATTCCAAG GAGAAGACCAGTGCACTCAGCCTGAGCAACGTGGCTGGCGTATTCTACATCCTGGTGGGCGGTCTGGGCCTGGCCATGCTGGTGGCCTTGATCGAGTTCTGTTACAAGTCGCGCGCCGAAGCCAAGCGCATGAAGGTGGCAAAGAATACACAGAATATTAACCCCTCTTCCTCGCAGAATTCACAGAATTTTGCCACTTATAAGGAAGGGTACAAC ATGACCTTCACGGACGCGATGCGGAGTAAAGCGCGGTTGTCCATCACGGGCAGCACGGGGGAGAATGGGCGAGTGATGACTCCTGAGTTTCCCAAAGCAGTGCATGCGGTGTCCTATGGTGGCCCTGGGGGCATGGCCATGAACGTCAGCCTCACCGATCTCTCCTAA
- the gria2b gene encoding glutamate receptor 2b isoform X1, whose translation MHTIMSFRSLFLPLFWGLTAGGSQSVQIGGLFPRGADQEYSAFRIGMVQYVTPEFRLTPHIDNLEVANSFAVTNCFCSQFSRGVYAIFGFYDKKSVNTITSFCGTLHVSFITPSFPLDGTQQFIIQMRPDIKGPLLSLIEYYKWEKFAYLYDSDRGLTTLQVVLDTAAERKWHVTAINVGNMKDERKDEAYRSLFQDLETKQEKRVILDCEQDKVKDIMEQVITIGRHVKGYHYIIANLGFMDGDLSKIQYGGANVSGFQIVDFDDPMVSKFDQMWDTLEEKEYPGADSKIRYTSALTYDAVHVMTEAFRYLQKQRIDISRRANTGDCLANPAVPWQQGVEIERALKQVKVEGLTGNIQFDQHGKRVNYSVNIMELKNNGPVKIGYWNEVDKMAVTKSDLFPNDTMGLENKTVIVTTILEAPYVMLKKNADMFVDNERYEGYCVDLAAEIAKHCGFKYQLKIVGDGKYGARDAETKIWNGMVGELVYGKADVAIAPLTITLVREEVIDFSKPFMSLGISIMIKKPQKSKPGVFSFLDPLAYEIWMCIVFAYIGVSVVLFLVSRFSPYEWHTEEYEDGQIQTSESTNEFGIFNSLWFSLGAFMRQGCDISPRSLSGRIVGGVWWFFTLIIISSYTANLAAFLTVERMVSPIESAEDLAKQTEIAYGTLDSGSTKEFFRRSKIALFDKMWTYMRGAEPSVFVKTTAEGVMRVRKSKGKYAYLLESTMNEYIEQRKPCDTMKVGGNLDSKGYGIATPKGSSLRNAVNLAVLKLNEQGLLDKLKNKWWYDKGECGSGGGDSKEKTSALSLSNVAGVFYILVGGLGLAMLVALIEFCYKSRAEAKRMKMTFTDAMRSKARLSITGSTGENGRVMTPEFPKAVHAVSYGGPGGMAMNVSLTDLS comes from the exons TCTGTTCCCAGTTCTCCAGAGGGGTCTACGCCATATTTGGTTTCTACGACAAGAAGTCTGTCAACACGATAACGTCGTTCTGTGGCACCCTCCATGTGTCCTTCATCACGCCCAGCTTCCCGCTGGACGGAACCCAACAGTTCATCATCCAGATGCGTCCAGACATCAAGGGGCCCCTTCTCAGCCTCATCGAGTACTACAAGTGGGAGAAGTTCGCCTACCTGTACGACAGTGACCGAG GTCTGACCACACTCCAGGTGGTGCTGGACACAGCGGCGGAGCGGAAGTGGCACGTGACGGCCATCAATGTGGGAAACATGAAGGACGAGCGCAAAGATGAGGCCTACCGCTCACTCTTCCAGGACCTGGAGACCAAGCAGGAGAAGAGGGTCATCTTGGACTGTGAGCAGGACAAGGTCAAGGACATCATGGAACAG GTCATCACCATCGGTCGACATGTGAAGGGATATCATTACATCATTGCAAACTTG GGCTTCATGGATGGAGACTTATCAAAGATCCAGTATGGAGGAGCGAATGTCTCTGGGTTCCAGATTGTTGACTTTGATGACCCCATGGTATCCAAGTTTGATCAGATGTGGGACACACTGGAGGAGAAAGAGTATCCAGGAGCAGACAGTAAAATCCGG TACACCTCTGCGCTGACATATGATGCGGTGCACGTGATGACGGAGGCCTTCCGCTACCTGCAAAAACAGCGCATTGACATCTCCCGCCGCGCCAACACTGGAGACTGCCTGGCCAACCCAGCTGTGCCCTGGCAACAGGGCGTGGAGATTGAGCGCGCTCTTAAACAG GTGAAAGTTGAGGGACTCACAGGAAATATCCAGTTTGACCAACACGGGAAGAGAGTGAACTACTCAGTCAATATCATGGAGCTGAAGAATAATGGACCAGTCAAG ATTGGATACTGGAATGAGGTTGACAAAATGGCGGTCACAAAATCAGATCTGTTTCCCAATGACACCATGGGTTTGGAAAACAAGACTGTGATAGTAACAACAATTCTT gAAGCTCCATATGTGATGCTAAAGAAGAACGCAGACATGTTTGTGGACAATGAGCGGTACGAGGGCTACTGTGTAGACCTGGCTGCTGAGATCGCCAAGCACTGTGGCTTCAAGTACCAGCTCAAAATTGTGGGAGATGGGAAGTATGGTGCTCGTGACGCTGAGACAAAGATCTGGAATGGAATGGTTGGAGAGCTAGTTTATGGG AAAGCTGATGTGGCGATAGCACCTCTCACTATTACCCTGGTCCGAGAAGAGGTTATTGACTTCTCCAAGCCTTTCATGAGCCTGGGCATCTCCATTATGATCAAGAAGCCCCAGAAGTCCAAGCCGGGGGTCTTCTCCTTCCTGGACCCGCTGGCTTACGAGATCTGGATGTGCATTGTGTTTGCCTACATTGGCGTGAGCGTGGTGCTCTTCCTGGTCAGCCGATTCAGCCCCTACGAGTGGCACACAGAAGAGTACGAGGACGGACAGATCCAGACCAGCGAGTCGACCAACGAGTTTGGGATATTCAACAGCCTCTGGTTCTCCCTGGGGGCCTTCATGAGACAGGGCTGTGACATCTCACCCAG GTCTCTGTCTGGACGTATTGTCGGAGGTGTGTGGTGGTTCTTCACCTTAATCATAATCTCGTCCTACACGGCTAACCTGGCTGCCTTCCTGACTGTGGAGAGAATGGTGTCTCCCATCGAGAGCGCCGAGGACCTGGCTAAACAGACTGAGATCGCTTATGGCACGCTAGACTCCGGATCAACCAAAGAGTTCTTCAGG CGTTCTAAAATTGCCCTTTTTGATAAAATGTGGACATACATGCGCGGCGCAGAGCCCTCTGTGTTTGTCAAAACGACGGCCGAGGGGGTGATGCGGGTGCGCAAGTCCAAGGGCAAGTACGCCTACCTGCTGGAGTCCACCATGAACGAGTACATCGAGCAGCGCAAGCCCTGCGACACCATGAAGGTCGGGGGCAACCTGGACTCCAAGGGATACGGCATCGCCACGCCAAAAGGATCTTCATTAAG AAATGCGGTTAACCTCGCAGTTCTAAAACTGAATGAACAAGGCCTCTTGGACAAATTGAAAAACAAATGGTGGTACGACAAAGGAGAGTGCGGCAGCGGGGGAGGTGATTCCAAG GAGAAGACCAGTGCACTCAGCCTGAGCAACGTGGCTGGCGTATTCTACATCCTGGTGGGCGGTCTGGGCCTGGCCATGCTGGTGGCCTTGATCGAGTTCTGTTACAAGTCGCGCGCCGAAGCCAAGCGCATGAAG ATGACCTTCACGGACGCGATGCGGAGTAAAGCGCGGTTGTCCATCACGGGCAGCACGGGGGAGAATGGGCGAGTGATGACTCCTGAGTTTCCCAAAGCAGTGCATGCGGTGTCCTATGGTGGCCCTGGGGGCATGGCCATGAACGTCAGCCTCACCGATCTCTCCTAA
- the gria2b gene encoding glutamate receptor 2b isoform X2 — MHTIMSFRSLFLPLFWGLTAGGSQSVQIGGLFPRGADQEYSAFRIGMVQYVTPEFRLTPHIDNLEVANSFAVTNCFCSQFSRGVYAIFGFYDKKSVNTITSFCGTLHVSFITPSFPLDGTQQFIIQMRPDIKGPLLSLIEYYKWEKFAYLYDSDRGLTTLQVVLDTAAERKWHVTAINVGNMKDERKDEAYRSLFQDLETKQEKRVILDCEQDKVKDIMEQVITIGRHVKGYHYIIANLGFMDGDLSKIQYGGANVSGFQIVDFDDPMVSKFDQMWDTLEEKEYPGADSKIRYTSALTYDAVHVMTEAFRYLQKQRIDISRRANTGDCLANPAVPWQQGVEIERALKQVKVEGLTGNIQFDQHGKRVNYSVNIMELKNNGPVKIGYWNEVDKMAVTKSDLFPNDTMGLENKTVIVTTILEAPYVMLKKNADMFVDNERYEGYCVDLAAEIAKHCGFKYQLKIVGDGKYGARDAETKIWNGMVGELVYGKADVAIAPLTITLVREEVIDFSKPFMSLGISIMIKKPQKSKPGVFSFLDPLAYEIWMCIVFAYIGVSVVLFLVSRFSPYEWHTEEYEDGQIQTSESTNEFGIFNSLWFSLGAFMRQGCDISPRSLSGRIVGGVWWFFTLIIISSYTANLAAFLTVERMVSPIESAEDLAKQTEIAYGTLDSGSTKEFFRRSKIALFDKMWTYMRGAEPSVFVKTTAEGVMRVRKSKGKYAYLLESTMNEYIEQRKPCDTMKVGGNLDSKGYGIATPKGSSLRIPVNLAVLKLSEQGVLDKLKNKWWYDKGECGAKDSGSKEKTSALSLSNVAGVFYILVGGLGLAMLVALIEFCYKSRAEAKRMKMTFTDAMRSKARLSITGSTGENGRVMTPEFPKAVHAVSYGGPGGMAMNVSLTDLS, encoded by the exons TCTGTTCCCAGTTCTCCAGAGGGGTCTACGCCATATTTGGTTTCTACGACAAGAAGTCTGTCAACACGATAACGTCGTTCTGTGGCACCCTCCATGTGTCCTTCATCACGCCCAGCTTCCCGCTGGACGGAACCCAACAGTTCATCATCCAGATGCGTCCAGACATCAAGGGGCCCCTTCTCAGCCTCATCGAGTACTACAAGTGGGAGAAGTTCGCCTACCTGTACGACAGTGACCGAG GTCTGACCACACTCCAGGTGGTGCTGGACACAGCGGCGGAGCGGAAGTGGCACGTGACGGCCATCAATGTGGGAAACATGAAGGACGAGCGCAAAGATGAGGCCTACCGCTCACTCTTCCAGGACCTGGAGACCAAGCAGGAGAAGAGGGTCATCTTGGACTGTGAGCAGGACAAGGTCAAGGACATCATGGAACAG GTCATCACCATCGGTCGACATGTGAAGGGATATCATTACATCATTGCAAACTTG GGCTTCATGGATGGAGACTTATCAAAGATCCAGTATGGAGGAGCGAATGTCTCTGGGTTCCAGATTGTTGACTTTGATGACCCCATGGTATCCAAGTTTGATCAGATGTGGGACACACTGGAGGAGAAAGAGTATCCAGGAGCAGACAGTAAAATCCGG TACACCTCTGCGCTGACATATGATGCGGTGCACGTGATGACGGAGGCCTTCCGCTACCTGCAAAAACAGCGCATTGACATCTCCCGCCGCGCCAACACTGGAGACTGCCTGGCCAACCCAGCTGTGCCCTGGCAACAGGGCGTGGAGATTGAGCGCGCTCTTAAACAG GTGAAAGTTGAGGGACTCACAGGAAATATCCAGTTTGACCAACACGGGAAGAGAGTGAACTACTCAGTCAATATCATGGAGCTGAAGAATAATGGACCAGTCAAG ATTGGATACTGGAATGAGGTTGACAAAATGGCGGTCACAAAATCAGATCTGTTTCCCAATGACACCATGGGTTTGGAAAACAAGACTGTGATAGTAACAACAATTCTT gAAGCTCCATATGTGATGCTAAAGAAGAACGCAGACATGTTTGTGGACAATGAGCGGTACGAGGGCTACTGTGTAGACCTGGCTGCTGAGATCGCCAAGCACTGTGGCTTCAAGTACCAGCTCAAAATTGTGGGAGATGGGAAGTATGGTGCTCGTGACGCTGAGACAAAGATCTGGAATGGAATGGTTGGAGAGCTAGTTTATGGG AAAGCTGATGTGGCGATAGCACCTCTCACTATTACCCTGGTCCGAGAAGAGGTTATTGACTTCTCCAAGCCTTTCATGAGCCTGGGCATCTCCATTATGATCAAGAAGCCCCAGAAGTCCAAGCCGGGGGTCTTCTCCTTCCTGGACCCGCTGGCTTACGAGATCTGGATGTGCATTGTGTTTGCCTACATTGGCGTGAGCGTGGTGCTCTTCCTGGTCAGCCGATTCAGCCCCTACGAGTGGCACACAGAAGAGTACGAGGACGGACAGATCCAGACCAGCGAGTCGACCAACGAGTTTGGGATATTCAACAGCCTCTGGTTCTCCCTGGGGGCCTTCATGAGACAGGGCTGTGACATCTCACCCAG GTCTCTGTCTGGACGTATTGTCGGAGGTGTGTGGTGGTTCTTCACCTTAATCATAATCTCGTCCTACACGGCTAACCTGGCTGCCTTCCTGACTGTGGAGAGAATGGTGTCTCCCATCGAGAGCGCCGAGGACCTGGCTAAACAGACTGAGATCGCTTATGGCACGCTAGACTCCGGATCAACCAAAGAGTTCTTCAGG CGTTCTAAAATTGCCCTTTTTGATAAAATGTGGACATACATGCGCGGCGCAGAGCCCTCTGTGTTTGTCAAAACGACGGCCGAGGGGGTGATGCGGGTGCGCAAGTCCAAGGGCAAGTACGCCTACCTGCTGGAGTCCACCATGAACGAGTACATCGAGCAGCGCAAGCCCTGCGACACCATGAAGGTCGGGGGCAACCTGGACTCCAAGGGATACGGCATCGCCACGCCAAAAGGATCTTCATTAAG AATCCCAGTAAACCTTGCAGTATTGAAACTCAGTGAGCAAGGCGTCTTAGAcaagctgaaaaacaaatggtGGTACGATAAGGGTGAATGTGGAGCCAAGGACTCGGGAAGTAAG GAGAAGACCAGTGCACTCAGCCTGAGCAACGTGGCTGGCGTATTCTACATCCTGGTGGGCGGTCTGGGCCTGGCCATGCTGGTGGCCTTGATCGAGTTCTGTTACAAGTCGCGCGCCGAAGCCAAGCGCATGAAG ATGACCTTCACGGACGCGATGCGGAGTAAAGCGCGGTTGTCCATCACGGGCAGCACGGGGGAGAATGGGCGAGTGATGACTCCTGAGTTTCCCAAAGCAGTGCATGCGGTGTCCTATGGTGGCCCTGGGGGCATGGCCATGAACGTCAGCCTCACCGATCTCTCCTAA
- the gria2b gene encoding glutamate receptor 2b isoform X3 has protein sequence MHTIMSFRSLFLPLFWGLTAGGSQSVQIGGLFPRGADQEYSAFRIGMVQYVTPEFRLTPHIDNLEVANSFAVTNCFCSQFSRGVYAIFGFYDKKSVNTITSFCGTLHVSFITPSFPLDGTQQFIIQMRPDIKGPLLSLIEYYKWEKFAYLYDSDRGLTTLQVVLDTAAERKWHVTAINVGNMKDERKDEAYRSLFQDLETKQEKRVILDCEQDKVKDIMEQVITIGRHVKGYHYIIANLGFMDGDLSKIQYGGANVSGFQIVDFDDPMVSKFDQMWDTLEEKEYPGADSKIRYTSALTYDAVHVMTEAFRYLQKQRIDISRRANTGDCLANPAVPWQQGVEIERALKQVKVEGLTGNIQFDQHGKRVNYSVNIMELKNNGPVKIGYWNEVDKMAVTKSDLFPNDTMGLENKTVIVTTILEAPYVMLKKNADMFVDNERYEGYCVDLAAEIAKHCGFKYQLKIVGDGKYGARDAETKIWNGMVGELVYGKADVAIAPLTITLVREEVIDFSKPFMSLGISIMIKKPQKSKPGVFSFLDPLAYEIWMCIVFAYIGVSVVLFLVSRFSPYEWHTEEYEDGQIQTSESTNEFGIFNSLWFSLGAFMRQGCDISPRSLSGRIVGGVWWFFTLIIISSYTANLAAFLTVERMVSPIESAEDLAKQTEIAYGTLDSGSTKEFFRRSKIALFDKMWTYMRGAEPSVFVKTTAEGVMRVRKSKGKYAYLLESTMNEYIEQRKPCDTMKVGGNLDSKGYGIATPKGSSLRNAVNLAVLKLNEQGLLDKLKNKWWYDKGECGSGGGDSKEKTSALSLSNVAGVFYILVGGLGLAMLVALIEFCYKSRAEAKRMKVAKNTQNINPSSSQNSQNFATYKEGYNVYGIESVKI, from the exons TCTGTTCCCAGTTCTCCAGAGGGGTCTACGCCATATTTGGTTTCTACGACAAGAAGTCTGTCAACACGATAACGTCGTTCTGTGGCACCCTCCATGTGTCCTTCATCACGCCCAGCTTCCCGCTGGACGGAACCCAACAGTTCATCATCCAGATGCGTCCAGACATCAAGGGGCCCCTTCTCAGCCTCATCGAGTACTACAAGTGGGAGAAGTTCGCCTACCTGTACGACAGTGACCGAG GTCTGACCACACTCCAGGTGGTGCTGGACACAGCGGCGGAGCGGAAGTGGCACGTGACGGCCATCAATGTGGGAAACATGAAGGACGAGCGCAAAGATGAGGCCTACCGCTCACTCTTCCAGGACCTGGAGACCAAGCAGGAGAAGAGGGTCATCTTGGACTGTGAGCAGGACAAGGTCAAGGACATCATGGAACAG GTCATCACCATCGGTCGACATGTGAAGGGATATCATTACATCATTGCAAACTTG GGCTTCATGGATGGAGACTTATCAAAGATCCAGTATGGAGGAGCGAATGTCTCTGGGTTCCAGATTGTTGACTTTGATGACCCCATGGTATCCAAGTTTGATCAGATGTGGGACACACTGGAGGAGAAAGAGTATCCAGGAGCAGACAGTAAAATCCGG TACACCTCTGCGCTGACATATGATGCGGTGCACGTGATGACGGAGGCCTTCCGCTACCTGCAAAAACAGCGCATTGACATCTCCCGCCGCGCCAACACTGGAGACTGCCTGGCCAACCCAGCTGTGCCCTGGCAACAGGGCGTGGAGATTGAGCGCGCTCTTAAACAG GTGAAAGTTGAGGGACTCACAGGAAATATCCAGTTTGACCAACACGGGAAGAGAGTGAACTACTCAGTCAATATCATGGAGCTGAAGAATAATGGACCAGTCAAG ATTGGATACTGGAATGAGGTTGACAAAATGGCGGTCACAAAATCAGATCTGTTTCCCAATGACACCATGGGTTTGGAAAACAAGACTGTGATAGTAACAACAATTCTT gAAGCTCCATATGTGATGCTAAAGAAGAACGCAGACATGTTTGTGGACAATGAGCGGTACGAGGGCTACTGTGTAGACCTGGCTGCTGAGATCGCCAAGCACTGTGGCTTCAAGTACCAGCTCAAAATTGTGGGAGATGGGAAGTATGGTGCTCGTGACGCTGAGACAAAGATCTGGAATGGAATGGTTGGAGAGCTAGTTTATGGG AAAGCTGATGTGGCGATAGCACCTCTCACTATTACCCTGGTCCGAGAAGAGGTTATTGACTTCTCCAAGCCTTTCATGAGCCTGGGCATCTCCATTATGATCAAGAAGCCCCAGAAGTCCAAGCCGGGGGTCTTCTCCTTCCTGGACCCGCTGGCTTACGAGATCTGGATGTGCATTGTGTTTGCCTACATTGGCGTGAGCGTGGTGCTCTTCCTGGTCAGCCGATTCAGCCCCTACGAGTGGCACACAGAAGAGTACGAGGACGGACAGATCCAGACCAGCGAGTCGACCAACGAGTTTGGGATATTCAACAGCCTCTGGTTCTCCCTGGGGGCCTTCATGAGACAGGGCTGTGACATCTCACCCAG GTCTCTGTCTGGACGTATTGTCGGAGGTGTGTGGTGGTTCTTCACCTTAATCATAATCTCGTCCTACACGGCTAACCTGGCTGCCTTCCTGACTGTGGAGAGAATGGTGTCTCCCATCGAGAGCGCCGAGGACCTGGCTAAACAGACTGAGATCGCTTATGGCACGCTAGACTCCGGATCAACCAAAGAGTTCTTCAGG CGTTCTAAAATTGCCCTTTTTGATAAAATGTGGACATACATGCGCGGCGCAGAGCCCTCTGTGTTTGTCAAAACGACGGCCGAGGGGGTGATGCGGGTGCGCAAGTCCAAGGGCAAGTACGCCTACCTGCTGGAGTCCACCATGAACGAGTACATCGAGCAGCGCAAGCCCTGCGACACCATGAAGGTCGGGGGCAACCTGGACTCCAAGGGATACGGCATCGCCACGCCAAAAGGATCTTCATTAAG AAATGCGGTTAACCTCGCAGTTCTAAAACTGAATGAACAAGGCCTCTTGGACAAATTGAAAAACAAATGGTGGTACGACAAAGGAGAGTGCGGCAGCGGGGGAGGTGATTCCAAG GAGAAGACCAGTGCACTCAGCCTGAGCAACGTGGCTGGCGTATTCTACATCCTGGTGGGCGGTCTGGGCCTGGCCATGCTGGTGGCCTTGATCGAGTTCTGTTACAAGTCGCGCGCCGAAGCCAAGCGCATGAAGGTGGCAAAGAATACACAGAATATTAACCCCTCTTCCTCGCAGAATTCACAGAATTTTGCCACTTATAAGGAAGGGTACAACGTGTATGGGATCGAAAGTGTTAAAATTTAA